A region of the Pricia mediterranea genome:
ACCGAAACCGATGGAGTTGCCCATTTCGATGTCGGGAAAAGGACTTTTAAAACCTATAACCGGAAGGATGGCGATTCTCTATCCAGCGACAGGATCAAGTCTCTTTATCATGGGCCTAACGGAATTCTTTGGATCGGCACCAATGGCGGCGGACTCGACGCCTTCGATATTAAAAATAAAAGATTCCGCACCTACACCGTCGACCAAGGCCTGGCCAATAACGTTATCTATTCCATTTTACCGGACGCCACGGGAAACCTTTGGCTAAGCTCCAACAAGGGTATTACCAAATTCGCTCCCGGCGCAACTTTTGCGGGAGATCCCCAAATCACCAACTACACGAATTATGCGGGTCTCGCCACGGAATTCAACACCGGGGCTTCTTATAAAGATCCGGACGGCACCCTTTATTTCGGTGGGTTGGACGGGTTTTATTGGTTCAGGCCCGATGAAATTAAGGAAAACACCATGCCGCCCAAGACTACTATCACTGGATTCAGCGTACTCGACGCCCCCCGTTCCCTATCCCGTCGCCCCGAACTCGATCATGACCAAAACACGGTCTCATTTACCTTTTCGAGCATGCAGTATTCCCTTCCCGAGAAGAACCGGTATCGGTACAAACTGGACAATTACGATGAGGATTGGGTGGAAGCGGGCAACGTCAATCTCGCTCGCTATACGCAACTACCGCCGGACGATTACCGATTTCAGGTCAGAAGTAGCAACTACGATGGGGTGTGGAGCGAAAATTCCGCAACCTACTCGTTTTCCATTGCACCGCCCTGGTACGCCACCGCCGCTGCCAAATTCGTATACGTCCTGTTGTTGTTGGCTACCATACTGATGGTATATATGTACCTCAAGTGGCGTTGGCGAATGCAGCTCGATTTGCGGCTAAAGGAGGATGAGACACGGCGATTGCAGCAATTGCACGATATGAAATCAAAACTGTATACCGATATATCCCACGAGTTCAGAACGCCGCTAACCTTGATTTCGGGGCCCATCGATGCCAAATTGGGCGAGGATGGACTTACTGACACCGAGGTCTCGAATTTTTCGATGATCAAACGCAACACCGACCGCTTGATTGCCCTGGTAGACCAGCTCTTGCACTTGGCAAAGCTCGAAAGGGGCAAACTGAAACTGAAAATGATGGAAGGCGACCTCGGTCTCTTTTTGGGGATGCTTGCCAGCTCTTTCGAATACCGGGCCTCGCAAAAAAATATGGATTACGACATCCAAATCGATCCTTTTGGAAGAGCGTATTACGATGGGGATGCCCTCGAGAAAATCGTGACGAACCTGCTATCAAATGCTTTTAAATATGGCCGTAACGGGGGAACGTGCCGGTTCGAGGCCTTGAAGAAGAGTGGGAAACTGCAAATAAGAATACGAAATACTGTAGAGGAACCATCTCAAATCGATGTCGAGAAGCTGTTCGCCCGTTTTTACCAAAAAGACGAACATGCCGAAGGTGCCGGGGTAGGCCTGTCTTTGGTCAAGGAGCTGGTACAGCTCTATCGAGGCGAAATCGGTGTTCGGATGGAAGCCGATGACACCATTTTTTTTCATGTTGAACTGCCTCTCGAAATTTCGATGCCCCAAACAAATAATCCAAAAGCTTCCACGGACGAAATGGTTCAGGAATGGCCGGAGCGGGAATTTGCCGCTCCCAACGGTGCCTCAAAGAGTTCGAATAAGCCATTCAACGACACGAATAGGTACCCAGAAGCAGCATCGACGGAAGCCCACTATATTGAGTCCAATGTTGATGAGGTATTCCCACACGCAATTTCCGTAAATGCCGATTCTAACGAACTGCCCCTGATTCTTATCGTCGAGGACCATAGCGAGGTTCGAAGCTTCCTAAAATCCGTATGGGCGGAACGATATGGCATTTTGGAAGCTGCGAACGGAGCTGAGGGTATCGAAAAGGCCTTGGAAACCGTACCCGACCTGATTATTTCCGATGTACGTATGCCCGAAGCCGACGGCATCGAACTCTGTCGCACCTTAAAATCCGACGGGCGTACCAGCCACATCCCGATTATTTTGTTGACCGCCGGTACCGATGAAGAACAGGAGATACAGGGGTTGCGGTCAGGTGCCGATGATTTTGTCGTAAAACCGTTTAAAATAAACGTTTTGCAAACCCGGGTCGAAAACTTGATAAGGGCCAGAAAGGCTTTGCGCGATCGCTATAGCCAAGAAGTGGTCTTGAAGAGCAAGGACCTCGCCATAACCCCCACTGATGAGAAATTATTGAACCGGCTTCAAAAGGTGCTTGACGAAAATCTGAACGACTCAGGTTTTAGCGCCAAATCATTCAGCCATAAAATGGGGATGAGCCGTATGCAGCTACATCGAAAATTGCAGGTTTATACGGGTTTAAGTACAACTGAGTTTATTCGCTCGCAACGTTTGAAACAGGCGTTGCACATTCTCAAGACCAGCGATTCCTCGGTTAGCGAGGTAGCCTACACGGTCGGCTTCAATACTCCGTCGTATTTTATCAAATGTTTTAAGGAAACCTACAAAAAAACCCCGGCGGATTATCTATAAAGTGCTCCATAGCTGGCGGTAGGGTAGATTTTCAAGTTCACGTTACATCTGTTGCATATATTGGTACATATGTGGTATCCGCTATTGCGATTGCTATGTAAATTGTACCTGAAACCTTCTAAAGTCCGGCTTCCCAATCAAATAAGTAGGCGGATAATCCTAAAATCCAAACTCCGAACCCAAAACCCGAGAACATGACCACCTTAAAAAAAATCGACCCCGCAACATGGGTGCTTTTCGCAATCTTGATACTGGCGGCCTGGATGGTAGTGGCCGCTTTGACTTCTCTAGAATTCGCATAAAATCCGCGATGGGTAGTAGATGACATAATATACATTTTAGCAAGACCGATTATACAGCTTGGAGCTTAAGCTGTTTGCCAAAACTCTCAAAGTTCCGATTAAAAATTGTTTCTACCTGTCGAACAGACCTGAGAATGTGAATTCTGACAGAAGGCCTTATGTTTACTTTTTGATGAACGGAACACCTATAGGTAGGAAATGAAAAATCTTAAAACGATCATGAAGTCAAAATTCCTGCTTGTCTTGGCCACCTCGCCATTTCTGTTGACCGGCAGCGCCTGTACTACCGATTCGGAAGCTTGAGACGAAGATTCCGAAGTACGCCCCTGGACCGTGACTATTTGATGAACTCGAACAACCAGTATTATGACCTAAAAGTATATCTGTGCAATATGCTTTGTTCGGATACCTTGGTTGCCCAAAACCGGGATATCAATGCGTAGGCAATAAATCCATATTTTAAGGTCAACCTGCTGTTCGAGGAGGGAAATCGTTAATACAAGTTGGAGAAGTGTGGCACTGCGCAGAACTATTTTCTAAGGTACTGCGAAACGCTAACAACATAATCGGAGCAGGAGTTGACCGCATTCGAGATTGGTATTTCGACTAGTACCTAATTAATGTCCTTTCTCGTGCGATCTATACAGGAAAACACGTCATCTATACATTTTTGGTTGAGTGGTCTGTTACAATTATTAATATTTCGAACTTTAGAATATTAAGCAATGATACATCGCATCGACAAAGTCCTTATAAATCCTTGAGCTACGGTGCGAATCACCAAATCGTTTTACGAGACCATCTAAAGCCATCTCCTATCGAACGATTAAAATCTGTGGGCACCTTTTAACACACCATTTCGATTGGCATAAAACCTTACGATCAACTATGATAAATACCTGACCAGATGTATTCCTTGAACAAATAGTCAAATTATCAAGGTCGCTTTCATCGGATTAGGGCTATCTTAGGTAAATATTAAGCTAAACCTTTAAAATCAGGAAATGAAAATCAGAACAAAAACATTCACATTCATCGTATTGCTGCTAATCGGGACCACGGTGCAGGGTCAGTTTCTCAAAAAACTGGGCAAACGTGCCGAAAAAGCGGCAGAACGCACCGTATTGAACAGGGCGGATGAAGAAGCAGCAAAAAAAACCGACCAGGCCTTGGACGAGGTTTTGACCATGGAGATGGGAACTATGGGCGGCTCCCAGGTCGACCCCGATGTACTGCCAGGTTCGTACGAGTTCGATTGGCGCTACACGTTGCGCATGTCGCACGAAAAGGGAGACATCGATTTGAACTATTTTTTATCTGAAGATGGCGGGGCTTTCGGTAGTAGACCAGAGCTGAACCAAGGCACAGGCTCTATGGGCAATATGTTGATGGTAATCGATCCAGGGCTTGAGACTACCACGATTCTGATGGACAATGGGGGACAGAAAACCGGTATGGTCATGTCGAATCCGGATTTGTCAGAAGCCGTCGCCCAAGAATCCGATATGGATGAATATGAATTGAAGGAAATCGGCACCAAGGAAATCCTGGGCTATACCTGCCAAGGCTTTCAGATGGAGAACGAAGATACAAAAATGACCATGTACATAGCTTTCGATACCCCTGTCAGTTTCAGTGATATGTACTCGGGTAGCAATGCCAAACAGCTACCTAAAGGATTTGATCCCAAATGGTTGGATAAAATCGGCGAGAACAGCCTGATGATGGAAATGGATTTTGTCAATAAAAAGAAGAAAAAGCAAAGTGCAAAAATGACCTGTGTCGCCTTGGAGAAAGACCCGATGACCATTGACCTCGGCGAATATAATTTTAGTAGCTTTTAGATTGGGACTTCAAACATTGAAGCCATTTCTTTCATGAAAGCAGAATAGGTGGGGATCAAAGTTTTTTTTGGGATATTCAATCCGGCAACCAAGATGTCAACGCTACATAAGTGTGAATAACGAATATCGTGAATTTCGAAGTAAACAACGGGTAAATACATTAGTTAACTATTAATAATCTTAAATATGAAAATTTTGAAGACAATGAAGGGAAATTTTTTTTTGATCGGCTGTGGCGCCGCAATGATTGCAATGACCGCAGGATGCAGTGAAGACGACCCCTTGAACCCGGCGGGCAACTGTTTCGACGGAAATTGGGCCCAAGAATATAGTGGTGAGTTGGAAAGATATTCCAACGCGGCTACAGCGTACAGCCAAGATCCGACCGAGAGCAATTGCAACGATTATAAAAATGCCGCAAAAGCCTATTTGGATGCCTTGGAATCCGTTTATAAGTGTGTACCCACGGCCAGTAGATCAGAAATAAAACAAAGTATCGACGAGGCCAAGGCGGACATCGACCGCGAAGGCTGCGATTAAGGTTTAGATCGATAA
Encoded here:
- a CDS encoding DUF4412 domain-containing protein, with the translated sequence MKIRTKTFTFIVLLLIGTTVQGQFLKKLGKRAEKAAERTVLNRADEEAAKKTDQALDEVLTMEMGTMGGSQVDPDVLPGSYEFDWRYTLRMSHEKGDIDLNYFLSEDGGAFGSRPELNQGTGSMGNMLMVIDPGLETTTILMDNGGQKTGMVMSNPDLSEAVAQESDMDEYELKEIGTKEILGYTCQGFQMENEDTKMTMYIAFDTPVSFSDMYSGSNAKQLPKGFDPKWLDKIGENSLMMEMDFVNKKKKKQSAKMTCVALEKDPMTIDLGEYNFSSF
- a CDS encoding hybrid sensor histidine kinase/response regulator transcription factor, with translation MHPTTETTKGVVLVLLMIALGGAQSVFSQSQVNFRQLSVKEGLSQNSAISITQDSTGYLWIATQDGLNRYDGKKFKVYPYRFVDITKRDYSHLGKVYNDRQGGLWIIPMDKIPRKFDPLGDKFEILPHIDNASVIYQGQDDNLWIGTYSKGLYVLRPDAARPEKVLPFSEVGGTIYNIAQNSDAVVTLATDGHLVVYSPESEEALRIVPKTRHDTAEINFSDIVYDAAGRQWIGTFGDGLYFRIKNDDSFYRISELPFTDPLTQDLNILDLHIDSKKRLWVATYGRGLYMIDFEKNSIAHFGAEKHNPKALHYNDILCIYEDYTGTLWFGTDGAGASYYDEYLEKLNSLTNYETPENINIDVVRSITVDKHGIVWIGTSGKGLTRYEPATNSWLTYNAASGNRNTISSDRVMSLWADADNDLWIGTQGGGLDLLLADGKFLHYSIDTDVPLRAQTIWCIYKDDADRIWLGTREQGLILFDKEKGKIDRFVHHPDQGNSLPSNNIRVITSDAKGNLWIGTETDGVAHFDVGKRTFKTYNRKDGDSLSSDRIKSLYHGPNGILWIGTNGGGLDAFDIKNKRFRTYTVDQGLANNVIYSILPDATGNLWLSSNKGITKFAPGATFAGDPQITNYTNYAGLATEFNTGASYKDPDGTLYFGGLDGFYWFRPDEIKENTMPPKTTITGFSVLDAPRSLSRRPELDHDQNTVSFTFSSMQYSLPEKNRYRYKLDNYDEDWVEAGNVNLARYTQLPPDDYRFQVRSSNYDGVWSENSATYSFSIAPPWYATAAAKFVYVLLLLATILMVYMYLKWRWRMQLDLRLKEDETRRLQQLHDMKSKLYTDISHEFRTPLTLISGPIDAKLGEDGLTDTEVSNFSMIKRNTDRLIALVDQLLHLAKLERGKLKLKMMEGDLGLFLGMLASSFEYRASQKNMDYDIQIDPFGRAYYDGDALEKIVTNLLSNAFKYGRNGGTCRFEALKKSGKLQIRIRNTVEEPSQIDVEKLFARFYQKDEHAEGAGVGLSLVKELVQLYRGEIGVRMEADDTIFFHVELPLEISMPQTNNPKASTDEMVQEWPEREFAAPNGASKSSNKPFNDTNRYPEAASTEAHYIESNVDEVFPHAISVNADSNELPLILIVEDHSEVRSFLKSVWAERYGILEAANGAEGIEKALETVPDLIISDVRMPEADGIELCRTLKSDGRTSHIPIILLTAGTDEEQEIQGLRSGADDFVVKPFKINVLQTRVENLIRARKALRDRYSQEVVLKSKDLAITPTDEKLLNRLQKVLDENLNDSGFSAKSFSHKMGMSRMQLHRKLQVYTGLSTTEFIRSQRLKQALHILKTSDSSVSEVAYTVGFNTPSYFIKCFKETYKKTPADYL